In Cryptomeria japonica chromosome 1, Sugi_1.0, whole genome shotgun sequence, the sequence aatcagaatcctttaaaaggacatcatgtctagggttttaggttgttgctgaaagggtttatgttgtgacgagggtttaaggtggttgaggagttaaaaagaatatgaatgtgtagaagactaaagtaatgcaggagtgcattaagaacgagctatcaaggatctaattgagtagtctatgctattagatagatcaaacacttgttgattattcacatatttgacaagtctgtagcccctaaccgggtaggcccaaaagccttttgtaaaatcctctaacaaggtggttcgcctctgtgaatctaaaatcctctagcaaggtagtccttgatcggacttatctcctaacagagattgagattcctaacaggatctgttctggtgaagaacactgtaagaccttaaccggtctggtttctattctgcagatagtgacttgtgagttccatctcatcgtggtttttcccatttgggtttccacgtcaaatatcttgtgttatggttgtactgcttttgtgggtgaatgcattatttgcattttggtttgcatgtgtgataactggtctgtctattaaactgctttactgatttatctttagactgtttaagtgtttaagtgcaagactttttggtatactaattcacccccccccccctcctcttagtattcatcaacttttGGGTACATGATTGTTTCACTAGTACTAATCTAGCTAGTAGCATTTGATGTAAACACTAAATATTAGCCTCTATTAGTTAACTAACTTTTTATATATAAAACTTACCTTTAATGAGGATGACCTCATAATGCAACGATTGTGTTGCATGCTTGCCTAAGGGGAGGTTATGTGTTTGACTCGCAACATGCATACATGGTACCTTGAACACTGTTTGCTTGGTCTTGTCTGTAAAAATGGCGTATGGAGGATGCATGGGTGACACCCCTATGCAAGATGCGACCTTGCTTGCCCAGCCATTCAAAGTGCCACGGTGGATTGCAGGAGACAATGCCCCCTGCCATTGCTGATGTTGGATATTGTTTATCCTTATGCAAGTGGCGTGCAAAAGAGGTGGAGCCAGCATGGACAAAATAAAGAATGCAACACGATAGTGGTGAATGCAAACtgcgagggattaaagcggcattaCACATTtcgaccagtcttcatttttgtcaaaccggcaaccaatattttgtatgaaccggtaatactctgtgatgagttatcaaccgacattttgtgatgagttatcaatccaccgattgtttgacggtgccgacacactagcggtgcttcttgtgtcgtgttactgagtatgtctagattcattgaacctaggaaattgaaatgtaatcctattggaccgacatgaaatcagactcctttaaaaggacatcatgtctagggttttaggctattgctgaaagggtttatgttgtgactagggtttaaggtggttgaggagttaaaaagaatatgaatgtgtagaagactaaagtaatgtaggagtgcattaagaatgagctatcaaggatctaattgagaagtctgtgctattagatagatcaaacacttgttgattattcacatatttgacaagtttgtagcccttaactgggtaggcccaaaagccttttgtaaaatcctctaacaaggtggtttgcctctgtgaatctaaaatcctctagcaaggtagtccttgatcggacttatctcctaatagagattgagattcctaacaggatctgttctggtgaagaacactgtaagaccttaactggtctgaccttaatcggtctggtttctattctgcagatagtgacttgtgagttccatctcatcgtggtttttcccatttgggtttccacgtcaaatatcttgtgttatggttgtattgcttttgtgggtgaatgcgttatttgcattttagtttgcatgtgtgataattggTCTGTCTGTTAAATtgctttaccgatttatctttagactatttaagtgtttaagtgcaagaatttttggtatactaattccccccccctgctcctcttagtattcatcaacttttGGGTACATGATTGTTTCACTAGTACTAATCTAGCTAGTAGCATTTGATGTAAACACTAAATATTAGCCTCTATTAGTTAACTAACTTTCTATATATAAAACTTACCTTTAATGAGGATGACCTCATAATGCAATGATTGTGTTGCATGCTTGCCTGAGGGGAGGTTATGTGTTTGACTCGCAACATGCATACATGCTACCTTGAACACTGTTTGCTTGGTCTTCTCTGTAAAAATGGTGTATGGAGGATGCATGGGTGACACCCCTATGCAAGATGCGACCTTGCTTGCGTAGCCATTCAGAGTGCCATGGTGGATTGCAGGAGACAATGCCCCCTGCCATTGCTAATGTTGGATATTGTTTATCCTTACGCAGGTGGCGTGCAAAAGAGGTGGAGCCAGCAGGGACAAAATAAAGAATGCAACACGATAGCGGTGAATGCAAACTGTAGTTGCAGGTGATACCACAAATTGATGTGCCCTTGGAGAAACAAGGAGAATTGTGCTATTGGAGAGATAAGGAGGGTGTGATAAGGACCGAAGGGATAAGGAGATTAATGGAGAGAGAAGGATTGGTCTTTGGAGGGATAATGCGATAAAATGGAGATATAGATAGGAGATGCAAGGAGTTATTAGGGtgttaatgtcgatcaagtttgaGGATGAAgcccctcaaaaatgtggtctcactggttAATAGCTCCAATCGAAAGTGATTTGAAAGGGGACTAGCCCTAACTAGTAGTTTATCTATATAAATAAAAAACTTACCTTTAATTCTATACTTGTATGATCCTTAATGATTCTTTTAGAAAATAGTTTTTGTGTCTAAATTtgacaacctttatatagaaataAAATGCCTTTAGATTTgtagatgcaatggtgaggtttgTTTGAACTAAAAATGTGCCTTTTGTGAGTAGGTCACTTGATGTAAGAGTCAAACTCTTGTTTGTTATTATGTCATCCAACACAAATGAAAAGCTTTTCTTTAACTTAAGAATTTTAgacatgttggaatcaatgaaaatgTTGGTAATATAACTAGAAAGTATGTAGTCATCAAGATCTTACTAGAAAATATATAACACGAGATTAATAGATTTTTATAGATCTTTCTTAATTCTTTATgtcattcaaaagaaaagaaaagagaaaatgtgAATTTATAAGATTTTAGGAAAGCAAACTGTAATTTTCCAATCAAGAACTATAGTACTTAAATTAACATGAGCTACAGTATCATTTTAGAAGTATGCAAGTAGATGGATAACCCAATAATTTCTTAAGAGAGATTTAAACAATAAAGTTATAATGCCTTAATTAAAATAAGATAGAGATTTTGAGAGATGTGCAAATGCCAATATAACAAATCTACATCTAGAGATTAGAAAGATAAGCTATTGAGtctattgaagaagaaaataaaactaTATATAAACAACCTTATAATTTCCAAATCCAATAAAGAGTAGGATAAtacataaaaacaaaaaacaaaagattGCTTAGTCAAGTTTTCAAATCTACGAGAATAAGAATAGATCAGAATCTCATGAAAGAAAAAGAATGTACAACTGATTATCTTAACCTACTTAAATGAATTCGAAAaacatatacaatatcatatttaaaataaacatatccaaatcaataaaaatattatagtttccaaaaaaaattatatctaaCTACAAATTCTCTAAGAATTTATATCACTTATGCACACAACTTTTAATTCTATCAATAACTTCTTTCAATTTCTACTTgattcatttagcttaatctttaaatatataaatttactgATCTgtacataatttatttatatatactttaaaaattatcaaaaaatttattattattatttttttttttataaatttcattAAGAGGAAAATAGTTGATTAATTATAATAGCATACTAATTCTAATTTTATTGAGTATAAAACCTTTTCCAATAAAAGATCATTCTATATAAAGAcccatttgattttaaaaaaaatctgtATTTTAAGATCTACATAATCTCATTTGCAACAACTGAAATTTGAATTAAAAGTCACTTGCATtatgatcatcatcatcagcaccaccactaatgtatccTTCATCGTTCGGCGAAATCAGAGAGAGCATGCTCCTCTGCAGTCAATCTCTCAGAGCAATCAAGATCACTGTCACTCTCTCACACCAATCAACACGCCCAAAGCGCAACAGATCTTTTTCAGAATATTCAGCTGTTGTGAATGCATAGTTTAGCAAATAAGCTTTGCAGTATGTGAAGGGTTTTCCTTTCTTCGCCTGCCTTCACTCCCATTATAAACGCCTTCTTTATACAAGGAGAGGATGGAATCCAGGAGTCATATTCTGAGAACCTTTCTTCATTAACTACGCACATATATATCCAGTCTGCAGCACCGCTAAACAGGTTTATATGTCTTAGGTGATGAGGTCTCTGACGCACAATCCTGGCCCCATTAAAAATATCGCCCTCTATCTGAGGAGAATCCCAAACCAAAGCGCAGAAGATGAATGTACTGAGTGAGCGATGGGTTTTATGAAACCAGTccaaaatattatttatatttcctTCACGCTCTATTTCATAAAAAGCATCCACCAGAGACAATGTGTTCCCAATTTTATCTGCGGTAAAATATGATATGGACGATCACCTCACATAGCCAAatctaaatccttcttcatcttcatcttcatcacccTCATTTGAAATAAAATCTGACATAGCTGATCTCCCCACCATAGTTATATGCTCAGATGGCAATCTCTGAAATCATAGTGTTCTCGATAAATTATTTTCAACAGTACATATGGAAAGTCGAAAACTGAACAGAAATACTTTATTGAGATGCAATTGTTCCAAAAAAAATTAACAAGCAACATAGCCACTATATTGAAAGGAAATAATGGACAAATGATGAGTAACTACATGTGTTTGTGTTTAGTACCTGCAACCTTTCGACACAACTTATAATAGGACTATCTGAAATAATCATCTCcttcagtccttccaattcttcaaCGCCTCTTATATTCGTCAGCTTCGGACATTCAGCAATGATAATGCTCTCCAGGCGTAATAAATGTTCAATGCCTTCCATATTCTGCATCCTTGTACATTTCCCAATGAAGAGTTTCTTCAACTCCTTCAATTCATTAAAACAAACTACATCATGCAACTGTGTACAGCCCTGAATCCAGATTCTCTTCAATCCCTTCAAGTGTTCAATAGCTTTTATACTCTTCAGCTCTGGACAATAAGCGATCCAGATCCTCTTCAATCTCTCCAATCTTTCAAAAGCTGATACATCCTGCAGGTTCTCACACTGGCTAATATAGATCCTCTTGAGACAATTGACACCCCCAAAATTTGGTAACTCTCTCATAGTCGGACATAATTTTATTTGGAAAAATTCAAGTTTTAGCAGATCATTGCCCGATACTTTTCTCAATTGTTGACATTTCAACAGTATCAGACATTCCAGTGTGGTTATCCCTGTCAAATCCATTTCAATCAGATCTGTCATACAACAAAGCTGAAGAGATTTAAGGTTGGGACAGAACTGTCCACTAATGGAGACCACCGTTGTTTTCAATACACCGCACAGAATTATGGCCTCAAGATTTCTCATAGGAAACAGATCAACAGTTGTCTTTCCCCTGTTGCTTAGAGCAAATTCCCCTTCTACCTTAAAGGATTTCAAGCTTAAAGTTTGCAGATAGGTGAGTTCTCTTATAGATTTCTGCAAGCGATTCCATTCAATAATACTTTCCCATCTTAAGAACTCAGGTCCACATTCTATTTGCAGACTTCTCAGATTTTTGAACATTCCAAACGAACTCAGCAGTTTCTTGAAATCGCTCATATACATATTTTGAAGGCTGGAGTCTAAGATACTATCAAAGATGCAAGATAGCTCTTTCAACTTGAGTAGAACCTGGAATTTACAACCACTTTGTTCAAACTGCTATTTTTTTCAATGATAAAAAATCTCACAAGACCGAAATAATTGCTGGTGCGACCAAAATTTAATTTTTGATCAAGAAAAAGCATGTACCTGGTCATCCCTTTGCCACAATATCACAGGTGATACTCTTTCAAGACTTAAAGTGTGCAAATTTTGTAGAGGAATCGGGTATTCAGGAATACGCCGATGACCAAAAATAGAGGAAAGTTCAAGCACTTGTAAATCAGTTGATGTCTTTGAACTCCCCAGAAAACATCTCATATAAAAATCATCTTCAATGTCGACCCGATTTATGAAACATCTGCAACTTTTTCCTTCAGACCCAGCGAGGGTGCCTTGGAATCCCTTGATTTTTCTCATTCCAATCTGAACTCAAAATTATTTGTAGTTAGAAAATGTTCACTCTAACTTACCTATAAATGTTCTAACAGCTTACAGAAAACAAATCATTTGCAACTAGGAGCATAAATTTAAGGCTGCATAAAACACATACAAGATCCTCAGGACGCCACAGCCGACGAGGATGGCTCATTTGATTATCTGTTGGCTGGACCGTTTCTTTATCTGCCATTTCCCTCCCCAAGTCGCGGAGGTGGTCATGCATTTTCAAAACAAATGTTGGCTCATAATGGCATCCTAGAGGGGCAAACACCCCATCTTGCACTTCAATAAGACACTTATCTTTGAGGGTCTGAAGTGCATGTTCGGCTCTCCAACCTGAAGCCTTCCATATACTTATGGCTTTTCTCTCATCTTCCCCTGTAAAAAAACAAGCTATATCCATAAAGATCTGTTTTTGATCCTCTTCTAGAGCGTCATAGCTTATTTTAAGCGTATCTCTTATGTCTTTGTCTAGTCTTGCCTTAGCCTCATCTAATTGCAACTTCCAATAAGCCATGCCACTCCCAAATACATGCCCACCCATTACTTGAAGAGCAAGAGGTAAACCTCCACACGCTTCGACAAAGCTATCTACCAAATTCTCAAATCCCCTTTTACAAGATTGCGTATGGAACGCATGCCAGCAGAAGAGTTCTTTGCTATGCTCTGGATTCATCTCTTTCATCTTATAACGGACTGTCGCTTCGAACTTTATAAGAAGTCTCTCGTCACGGGTTGTGACAATCACTAAACTATTGGGATTGAGGGTATCCTTGGGTAACAGGGCATCCAATTGCTTTTGATGATCAACATCATCTATAACTATAAGGAACCTTGATTCGTGGCTCCCTTGAAGCTCATGCTTGATATAGGCTGTTCCTTCTTCTATACTAGAAAATGAATAATGATTTCCAGGAAACAGATCATTGAGAAGCTTACTTTGCAAAGAAGTCAGCTTACCTTTGACATGGTTTTCCCGCACATCAAACAGACTAGCTGATTCACTGAATTCTGAATGTTTGCTATTGAAAAAATATTTAGCGAGAGTGGTCTTGCCAGATCCTCCCATTCCAAAGATGCCAATTATCTTATCTCTCATCTGCCCATTTCTCTGACAATGGCTATGGAAATCTTTCACAAGCTCGTCAAGTCCCACAGCCTATTGTGCAACTTGGAATGGAATGGAATTTTTCTCTTTTGCTTCTCCTTAACTACAGCGGTCAGAACATCATCGCACAGCTTGCTTGGATCGCTGAAAGTAAGAAAAgttaaaacaaaaatataattaaaatattgtaAGTAATTTAGTTTTTttcaatttataaaacaaaaatattTGTCGAATTGAAAAAGCTTAGTGGCTGAAGCACAAAAGCAGTCGGAGCGTATAAAAATACTTGTACAGCAAAATTGAAGAGAAAACTTGTTTATTTGCCACAACAGAGCCATATATGGCCAATAGGCGAAAAAACCATCTAAGAACTGAACAACACTTCAGTCTAAATCATAAAATAAAGAATTATAAAATACTCCGCAATAGTAGTACTTAGCAAGTTTGAAAGAATAATGATCAGAAATAAGtcagtattaaatattttaatctttaattaatttttgttcttGTATacatgtaataacctttcaatactggattgtcttttcgatttctgatgaggacataaatgtagtGGATGTTCAACTTCTTTGAAAGTTTATAAATAAGCCCAGTTCGAATCCAATTGCAGAGAGTTGGAGAGTTATAGAGTTACAGAGTTATGGACATACAACTCTTAAGACGAATTTGCAAAGCCATGACATGCATCTCATCTGTCGAGTTAGCCAATTTGTATCAGCTCTCATGAAGTCTACAGGCATACATCTCCTTTACAATATTGCTTAACTTGTATGGGCTCGGGCttacaactctctttcacagagtttgcccaaattagATGGATTCCGgacatacaactctctttcacagagtttgcccaaattagATGGATTCCGgacatacaactctctttcacagagtttgcccaaattggatagattcaagaGCATACAATTCTCTTTCACGGAGTTTGCCAAAAtttgtatggttcttacatattttcaatgaaatgaaatttttatatgatttattatgtgtttacaataccaacAATTCTGCTTTGGCTATTGTTCTCTAAATTGACAAAATATTTCAGATCAAATAAGCACTCTTATTGAGGGAAATAAATCTCCTAACCATGCCAGGTTAGCCAGCAAAGCTACTTAAAAAATCTCAACATTTTTAATCTCTAAGCCTCCACTTTAAAAATCTGAACATTTTCAATCTCTAAGACCCCCTTTCTCTACTTACACAGATCTTATTCCAGGCTCAAAACAAAGTTCAAAAGGATCTCCTGAACTTTTCCAGAGAAAGTCCGTCATTATAGAGCTTTGTCCAGGGTGAAGTATAAAAGCTATAATAGTAAATACAAAACGATTCCTAGATTAGTTAAACTAGTTTCTAGGAaaacaaaaattaacaaaatataGAAATATATATGGATGGAAAGCACATGATGATGTCTTACTCATTTTCTGTGTTGAGTTCATAGCCTTTGAGCCATGAAACATTCTGCGGGCATTCTTTCCACTGTTGAAAGTCATGACTAGGAAATCTGCCCTTCTCTTCGTGTTTAGAAAATGCTTCAGCAACTCCATTTTTTATGTAGCGGAAGTCTGATGGCTGAACATGGTAGAAGAGGGGAATAATTCTAGCCTTGGTTTGGAACATCAAAGCAAGCTCAGCTAAGCACCAAGGAGACTCTGCATATTGCGGTGATAAGATGGCTATGTGCACTGCGGCAGAGGATATGGCATTCTTAATGGCAGAAGGAAAATAATCTCCGAGTTCAGTCTCTGGAGCATCTAGATATGCCCGGATCCCAGCTTCCTGTAGAGCATCGTAAAGCTGCTGAGCCACCTTCGTTTTGGTGTCCGGGCCTCGATGGTTGATGATTACATCAAACTGTTTTGCAGTCAAGGAGGATTTTATCTTTTTTTTGGGAGGTTCAAGCACCCAAAATGGATCGCGTTCCTGTTGTCCTCGACCAGATGTTGAAGTGGAAGCCATTAACAGAAAATTGATGCTCTggtgaaaaagaaaacaaaatcaagaatGGATATGTTAGAAACGCCCTATTGCTGAAAAAAAGAAATTCAGTGCTTCAACAGGTAAAGTATGCAGAAAAAGCGATGAAAGTTTAAACTGGTAGGTTGTTTGCACGCGCACACCTGCAAGAACACGACAACCGATGATCGAGTCGACAATGCCAAAGGTTGGTTCCAGGTTATTGCAAAAAATCAGCACTTGACTGTAATAATCATCGAAAGACTGGAATCAGTCGGGGAGTCAATGAAGACAACAAAAGTCGTTGTGGCAGTTACGGTTTGAATCTGTGACCTAACAAATATCCGTGTCACGCGGTTGTGACAATCACTAAACTATTGAGATTGAGGGCATCTATGGTTAATAGGGCATCTAACTGATCTTGATGATCAACACCATCTATAACTATAAGGAAGCTTTGTTCGTGGCTCCTTTACTGGTCATGTTCGATATTGGCGGTTCCTTCTTCTACACTAGAAAACGAATGACGATTTCCAGAAAACAGATCATTGTGAAGCTTGGTTTGCAGAAAAGTCAACTTCCCTAGGACATTGTTTTCCCGCACATCAAACAGAATAGTTGATTTACTAAATTCTGAAAGTTTGCGATTGAATAAATATTTGGCGAGAGTGGTCTTGCCAGACCCTCTCATACCAGAGATGCCAATTATTTTATCTCTCATCCGCCCATTTCTCTGACAATGACTGTGGAAATCATTCACAATCTCATTAAGTCCCACCTCATAATTTGCAACTCGAAAAGggatttttctctttttcttctccttaaCCTCAGCCAAAACAACATCACACAGCTTACTCTGATcactgaaaatttaaaaaaaacaaaaaaaaaacacaaatacaATTAGAATAAAGTTGTAAgcaattaagtttttttttaatttattattaaatttaaaaactaaGTGAATAAAGAAAGCTTAGAGACCAGAGTAAAATACAGAATAAAAAGCCGAAGCCTAGAAAAACTCCTGCAGTAAGAAGGAAAGGAAAAACTGGTATATTTGCCACAACAGAACCAAATGCAGCAAAAGACCACAAAACCAGATAAGACTTAAAGATATTCAAATCAGACAAGTATAAGATCTAAAACCACAACCCAAAAAAACAGCGAACAACAGTTCAGTCTAAATcgttaaaaacattttaaaaaaaggGAACTATAAAGTACTCTGCAATAATCGAACTTAGCAAACTTAAAAGAATGTGCACTCTCATTGAGGAGAGATATAAATCTCCACACCAGCTTAGCCAACACAACTACTTTACGAATCTAACATTTTTAATCCCCCCACTAACAAAGAAAGATCAAAACGACCTCCTGAGCATTTCCAGAGAAAATCCCTCATTGCAGAGTTGATTTTACTAACAAACA encodes:
- the LOC131073723 gene encoding disease resistance protein Roq1, with the protein product MRDKIIGIFGMGGSGKTTLAKYFFNSKHSEFSESASLFDVRENHVKGKLTSLQSKLLNDLFPGNHYSFSSIEEGTAYIKHELQGSHESRFLIVIDDVDHQKQLDALLPKDTLNPNSLVIVTTRDERLLIKFEATVRYKMKEMNPEHSKELFCWHAFHTQSCKRGFENLVDSFVEACGGLPLALQVMGGHVFGSGMAYWKLQLDEAKARLDKDIRDTLKISYDALEEDQKQIFMDIACFFTGEDERKAISIWKASGWRAEHALQTLKDKCLIEVQDGVFAPLGCHYEPTFVLKMHDHLRDLGREMADKETVQPTDNQMSHPRRLWRPEDLIGMRKIKGFQGTLAGSEGKSCRCFINRVDIEDDFYMRCFLGSSKTSTDLQVLELSSIFGHRRIPEYPIPLQNLHTLSLERVSPVILWQRDDQVLLKLKELSCIFDSILDSSLQNMYMSDFKKLLSSFGMFKNLRSLQIECGPEFLRWESIIEWNRLQKSIRELTYLQTLSLKSFKVEGEFALSNRGKTTVDLFPMRNLEAIILCGVLKTTVVSISGQFCPNLKSLQLCCMTDLIEMDLTGITTLECLILLKCQQLRKVSGNDLLKLEFFQIKLCPTMRELPNFGGVNCLKRIYISQCENLQDVSAFERLERLKRIWIAYCPELKSIKAIEHLKGLKRIWIQGCTQLHDVVCFNELKELKKLFIGKCTRMQNMEGIEHLLRLESIIIAECPKLTNIRGVEELEGLKEMIISDSPIISCVERLQRLPSEHITMVGRSAMSDFISNEGDEDEDEEGFRFGYVR
- the LOC131073714 gene encoding probable 2' cyclic ADP-D-ribose synthase BdTIR codes for the protein MASTSTSGRGQQERDPFWVLEPPKKKIKSSLTAKQFDVIINHRGPDTKTKVAQQLYDALQEAGIRAYLDAPETELGDYFPSAIKNAISSAAVHIAILSPQYAESPWCLAELALMFQTKARIIPLFYHVQPSDFRYIKNGVAEAFSKHEEKGRFPSHDFQQWKECPQNVSWLKGYELNTENE